One window of the Melanotaenia boesemani isolate fMelBoe1 chromosome 14, fMelBoe1.pri, whole genome shotgun sequence genome contains the following:
- the phactr1 gene encoding phosphatase and actin regulator 1 isoform X3, with amino-acid sequence MAAAPEEEVDRRPIRRVRSKSDTPYINEARISLHLETAEEVERLAAMRSDSLVPGTHTPPIRRRSKFATLGRLFKPWKWRKKKSEKFKQTSAVLERKMSTRQSREELIKKGLLKEVYEKDGGHNRVDCSSPALREEVKMENGRSPVLGASLSESEGAEMMEGAAAVVGPLEFQMSSDGTCQQPSPAPPTKASTLYPTDVTESTISRPPTLHKQPPALPPKPFSRLPNHITDGAPVKLPCMSVKLSPPLPPKKLMISVPAGGMEPSSLTFQKCPAPPSHAPMGGHSLQYGTLPVPLHPPSRIIEELNKTLALTMQRFESSMMHTVPTVMFDCDDNKENLPNEADYEDLPGMYKDEEEEEDEEEDEEEDDEEEEGDEEEEEDEDDTLLTSTLAMKVLRKDSLALKLSNRPSKRELEEKNILPMQSDQERLESRQQTATKLTRRLSQRPTAEELEQRNILKPRNDQEEQEEKREIKRHLSKKLSQRPTVEELREAKILIRFSDYVEVAEAQDYDRRADKPWTRLTAADKAAIRKELNEFKSTEMEVHESSRHLTRFHRP; translated from the exons CTGAGGAAGTGGAGCGGTTGGCCGCAATGCGCTCTGATTCCCTGGTAccaggcacacacacacctcccatCCGCCGGCGGAGCAAATTCGCCACTCTTGGACGTCTGTTTAAACCCTggaaatggaggaagaagaagagcgAGAAGTTCAAGCAGACCTCTGCCG TGTTGGAGAGGAAAATGTCCACTCGCCAGAGCAGAGAAGAGCTCATCAAGAAAGGACTCCTGAAGGAGGTTTACGAGAAAGATGGAGGTCACAACAGAG TAGATTGCTCATCGCCGGCTCTTCGGGAGGAGGTAAAGATGGAGAATGGTCGCTCCCCGGTGCTAGGCGCCAGTCTTTCAGAGTCTGAAGGTGCTGAGATGATGGAGGGAGCGGCAGCAGTTGTAG GACCACTGGAGTTTCAAATGTCAAGTGATGGCACATGTCAACAACCCAGCCCGGCTCCACCCACAAAAGCATCTACACTATATCCGACTGATGTCACTGAATCAACCATCTCCAGACCTCCAACGCTACACAAACAACCTCCCGCTCTACCACCCAAACCTTTCAGCAGGTTACCGAAccacatcacag aTGGCGCCCCCGTGAAGTTGCCATGTATGTCAGTTAAGTTGTCTCCTCCTCTACCTCCAAAGAAGCTCATGATCTCAGTACCTGCAGGGGGTATGGAGCCCTCCTCACTCACCTTCCAGAAGTGCCCCGCCCCTCCAAGCCACGCTCCAATGGGAGGGCACTCGCTGCAGTACGGGACGCTGCCCGTTCCCCTGCATCCGCCCAGCCGAATCATAGAGGAGCTCAACAAGACCCTAGCCCTTACCATGCAGAGATTTGAGAG CTCTATGATGCACACCGTGCCCACGGTGATGTTCGATTGCGACGACAACAAGGAGAACCTTCCAAATGAGGCAGATTATGAGGACTTGCCAGGCATGTataaagatgaggaggaggaggaggatgaagaggaagacgaggaagaagatgatgaggaggaagagggtgatgaggaagaggaagaagatgaagatgatacACTGCTTACAA GCACGCTGGCCATGAAGGTTTTACGAAAAGACTCTCTGGCCCTCAAGTTGAGCAACCGTCCGTCAAAGCGGGAGCTGGAGGAGAAGAACATCCTTCCAATGCAGTCAGACCAAGAACGGCTCGAATCTCGACAGCAAACGGCCACCAAACTGACCAG GCGGTTGAGTCAGAGGCCAACAGCAGAGGAGCTTGAACAGAGAAACATCTTGAAAC CTCGAAATGatcaggaggagcaggaggagaagagagagatCAAGAGACACTTGTCGAAAAAG CTCAGCCAGAGGCccacagtggaggagctgagGGAGGCGAAGATCCTCATCCGCTTTAGTGACTATGTGGAGGTCGCCGAGGCTCAGGACTACGATAGGAGAGCAGACAAGCCATGGACTCGGCTAACAGCTGCTGATAAG GCTGCCATTAGAAAAGAGCTGAATGAGTTTAAAAGCACAGAGATGGAGGTGCACGAGTCGAGCCGTCATCTGACCAG GTTTCACCGGCCATAA